A genomic segment from Halorubrum depositum encodes:
- a CDS encoding ABC transporter permease: protein MAEPERQRESRTPSVLPTWERRERRVRTRLLAAAKRVFPPLLLFVALVFAWHGVVVALGIPAIILPTPAAVADAFVANGATLLADAAVTGATAATGLLAGCAVGVALAFAMTYSRTAARIALPYVVALRIAPLIAVAPLVFLWFGRGIPARAALVATLALFPMTVATLDGLRSTPERYLALARSVDASKPSVFLRVRVPAAAPSVFAGLKLAATLSVVGAVVAEFVTLRAGIGYRVFVTAERLRTAETYAALVALSALGVAFYLVPVLLERAVWTE from the coding sequence ATGGCCGAACCCGAGCGCCAACGCGAGTCGCGGACGCCCTCCGTCCTCCCGACTTGGGAGCGTCGAGAGCGTCGGGTGCGAACCCGGCTCCTCGCGGCGGCGAAGCGCGTCTTCCCGCCGCTGCTGCTGTTCGTCGCCCTCGTCTTCGCGTGGCACGGCGTCGTCGTCGCGCTCGGGATCCCGGCGATCATCCTGCCGACGCCCGCCGCGGTCGCCGACGCGTTCGTCGCCAACGGCGCGACGCTGCTCGCCGACGCCGCCGTGACGGGCGCGACCGCAGCGACGGGTCTGCTGGCCGGCTGCGCCGTCGGCGTCGCGCTGGCGTTCGCGATGACCTACTCGCGGACGGCCGCTCGGATCGCCTTACCGTACGTCGTCGCGCTCCGTATCGCGCCGCTGATCGCGGTCGCCCCGCTCGTCTTCCTCTGGTTCGGCCGGGGGATCCCCGCCCGCGCGGCGCTGGTCGCGACGCTGGCGCTGTTCCCGATGACCGTCGCGACGCTGGACGGGCTCCGGTCGACGCCCGAGCGGTACCTCGCGCTCGCGCGGTCCGTCGACGCGTCGAAGCCGTCCGTGTTCCTCCGGGTGCGGGTGCCCGCGGCCGCGCCGAGCGTGTTCGCCGGGCTCAAGCTCGCGGCGACGCTGTCGGTCGTCGGGGCCGTCGTCGCCGAGTTCGTCACGCTCAGGGCCGGTATCGGCTACCGCGTGTTCGTGACCGCGGAGCGCCTCCGGACCGCGGAGACGTACGCCGCGCTGGTCGCGCTGTCGGCGCTCGGGGTCGCCTTCTACCTTGTTCCCGTCCTCCTCGAACGCGCGGTCTGGACGGAGTGA
- a CDS encoding pyrroloquinoline quinone-dependent dehydrogenase: MAIEEDRAVKAAQDTVVRETDQGYRVLGSPEESITHQHDTDRIPRRDITEEDIVDSAGDPESWLTYGGNYEQHRCTTADVITPETVGDLELEYELHVGAESSMEGTPLIVPGDPPVMYQSNGPNHVKAIDAREGDVLWSYTYAVPSDVVLCCDDNNRGVAILDDKVFMTTLDSGVVALNRYTGEEEWYTSTADHESGYSATWAPVVYDGKVFTGSAGGEYGVRGFHVALDAETGDEVWRTWTSPDEEWVGDSIEQSCATNWMTATIDTENEKLYMPVGNPGPDFDGSVRPGPNRNSAGTLCLDMQTGEREWFHQESPHDVWDYDSAAPRMLIRDFEVEHRDYADDAVVSLGKTAWSYTIEADSGKLLNRSEPGVQQLNMFRMIPHIDEGRRMPFMPGAMGGNDWQPPAYNPELGLAYFKMNNSPQEAWWRFEEYEEGKKYWGGILEDEIDQPPEGYNDHISAVGAVDPETGQLVWRDWIDSDAYIWGGLLTTESGVVFGGTQNGDVIAWDGESGDRLWEYSTGDTAISGSPMSWYDPETEKQYVAIQIGGSGWLRRGTAGRDDRLCVFSLEA, translated from the coding sequence ATGGCAATAGAAGAAGACAGAGCAGTCAAGGCCGCACAGGACACAGTCGTACGTGAAACGGATCAGGGGTATCGGGTGCTCGGATCGCCAGAGGAGTCCATCACGCACCAGCACGACACCGATCGGATCCCGCGCAGGGATATCACCGAGGAGGACATCGTCGACTCGGCCGGCGATCCGGAGTCGTGGCTCACGTACGGCGGGAACTACGAACAGCACCGCTGTACCACCGCGGACGTGATCACTCCCGAGACCGTCGGCGACCTCGAGCTCGAGTACGAGCTCCACGTCGGCGCGGAGTCCAGCATGGAGGGCACGCCGCTGATAGTCCCCGGCGACCCGCCGGTGATGTACCAGTCGAACGGACCGAACCACGTCAAGGCGATCGACGCGCGGGAGGGCGACGTGCTGTGGAGCTACACGTACGCGGTGCCGTCGGACGTCGTCCTCTGCTGTGACGACAACAACCGCGGCGTGGCGATCCTCGACGACAAGGTGTTCATGACGACGCTCGACTCGGGCGTCGTCGCGCTCAACCGGTACACCGGCGAGGAGGAGTGGTACACCAGCACCGCCGACCACGAGTCCGGGTACTCCGCGACGTGGGCGCCGGTGGTGTACGACGGGAAGGTGTTCACCGGCAGCGCCGGCGGCGAGTACGGCGTCCGCGGCTTCCACGTGGCGCTCGACGCCGAGACCGGTGACGAGGTGTGGCGCACGTGGACGTCGCCCGACGAGGAGTGGGTCGGCGACAGCATCGAGCAGTCGTGCGCGACGAACTGGATGACGGCGACGATCGACACCGAGAACGAGAAGCTGTACATGCCCGTCGGGAACCCGGGTCCGGACTTCGACGGCTCCGTCCGACCCGGACCGAACCGGAACAGCGCGGGGACGCTCTGCCTCGACATGCAGACCGGCGAGCGAGAGTGGTTCCACCAGGAGTCCCCCCACGACGTGTGGGACTACGACTCCGCGGCGCCGCGGATGCTCATCCGCGACTTCGAGGTGGAGCACCGCGACTACGCGGACGACGCCGTCGTCTCGCTCGGGAAGACCGCCTGGTCGTACACGATCGAAGCGGACAGCGGAAAGCTCCTCAACCGGAGCGAGCCCGGCGTCCAGCAGCTGAACATGTTCCGGATGATCCCGCACATCGACGAGGGCCGGCGGATGCCGTTCATGCCCGGCGCGATGGGCGGGAACGACTGGCAGCCGCCCGCGTACAACCCCGAACTCGGCCTCGCGTACTTCAAGATGAACAACTCGCCCCAGGAGGCCTGGTGGCGCTTCGAGGAGTACGAGGAGGGGAAGAAGTACTGGGGCGGCATCCTCGAGGACGAGATCGACCAGCCTCCGGAGGGGTACAACGACCACATCAGCGCCGTCGGCGCCGTCGACCCGGAAACCGGACAGCTCGTCTGGCGCGACTGGATCGACAGCGACGCCTACATCTGGGGCGGGCTGTTGACCACCGAGAGCGGCGTCGTCTTCGGCGGCACCCAGAACGGCGACGTCATCGCCTGGGACGGCGAGAGCGGCGACCGCCTCTGGGAGTACTCCACCGGTGACACGGCGATCTCCGGCAGCCCGATGAGCTGGTACGACCCCGAGACGGAGAAGCAGTACGTGGCCATTCAGATCGGCGGTAGCGGCTGGCTCCGCCGCGGCACCGCGGGCCGCGACGACCGGCTCTGCGTGTTCTCGCTCGAGGCGTAA
- a CDS encoding ArsR/SmtB family transcription factor, whose amino-acid sequence MSLIDALGNSQRLRIIQQLSEGPMYVTELADAVGMNGKSAVHHLAVLEEADLVDHYWDGNRKYYRLIRAVELDISPPPERRFILQRGAERATGPVGDE is encoded by the coding sequence ATGTCGCTGATCGACGCGCTGGGAAACTCCCAACGACTCCGGATCATCCAGCAGCTGTCCGAGGGGCCGATGTACGTCACGGAGCTGGCCGACGCCGTCGGCATGAACGGGAAGTCGGCGGTCCACCACCTCGCCGTGCTGGAGGAGGCGGACCTCGTCGATCACTACTGGGACGGCAATCGGAAGTACTACCGACTGATCCGGGCGGTCGAACTCGATATCTCCCCGCCGCCGGAACGCCGGTTCATCTTACAGCGCGGCGCGGAGCGGGCGACGGGACCGGTCGGCGACGAGTAG
- a CDS encoding class I SAM-dependent methyltransferase: MYWFGLYHWRRRFRAVGEGLVAALAGVILARRRSDGASRTLAAVAVALGCVRAGRALSTLLSPPPWRLERYKYDALARELPLADADRVLDVGCGTGRSLVGLAPRLSGSATVLGVDVFDDRVILGNGPRLARRNARRAGIAVEPVRGDAGSLPVAADAVDVVTACRVLHDLPAERHDDALEELRRVCRSDGAVGILELPIAPDAVDVSPERYWRTRVADAGFSVRTVERVPRRGGGDPYLVIVATPA, encoded by the coding sequence ATGTACTGGTTCGGTCTCTACCACTGGCGGCGTCGGTTCCGCGCGGTCGGCGAGGGGCTCGTCGCCGCGCTCGCCGGAGTTATTTTGGCGCGGCGACGCTCCGATGGAGCGAGTCGGACCCTCGCCGCCGTCGCCGTCGCGCTCGGCTGCGTCCGCGCGGGCCGCGCGCTCTCGACGCTGCTGTCGCCGCCGCCGTGGCGTCTCGAGCGGTACAAGTACGACGCGCTCGCCCGGGAGCTCCCGCTCGCCGACGCGGACCGCGTGCTCGACGTCGGCTGCGGCACCGGGCGGTCCCTCGTCGGGCTGGCGCCTCGGCTCTCCGGGTCGGCGACGGTCCTCGGGGTCGACGTCTTCGACGACAGGGTGATCCTCGGCAACGGTCCCCGGCTCGCTCGGCGGAACGCCCGGCGGGCGGGGATCGCGGTCGAGCCGGTCCGAGGCGACGCCGGCTCCCTCCCGGTCGCGGCGGACGCCGTCGACGTCGTCACGGCGTGTCGCGTGCTCCACGACCTCCCGGCCGAGCGACACGATGACGCGCTGGAGGAGCTCCGTCGGGTCTGCCGGAGCGACGGCGCGGTCGGGATCCTCGAACTCCCGATCGCTCCGGACGCCGTCGACGTCTCCCCGGAGCGGTACTGGCGGACCCGCGTCGCCGACGCCGGTTTCTCGGTCCGGACCGTCGAGCGCGTCCCGCGGCGCGGCGGCGGTGACCCGTACCTCGTCATCGTCGCGACGCCGGCGTGA
- a CDS encoding DUF4242 domain-containing protein has translation MSDTDDFLILRELPEPITEDELDAAAEASGETLSELRGEGVDIEWVDSEVLTDDDGGIVGTFCHYEAESEDAVREHAERAGLPATKVTRRGDPLSGE, from the coding sequence ATGAGCGACACCGACGACTTCCTGATCCTGCGCGAACTGCCCGAGCCGATCACCGAGGACGAGCTGGACGCGGCCGCCGAGGCGTCCGGCGAGACGCTCTCCGAGCTCCGCGGGGAGGGCGTCGACATCGAGTGGGTCGACTCGGAGGTGTTGACCGACGACGACGGCGGCATCGTCGGGACGTTCTGTCACTACGAGGCCGAAAGCGAGGACGCCGTGCGGGAGCACGCGGAGCGCGCCGGGCTCCCGGCGACGAAGGTGACCCGACGCGGCGACCCGCTCTCCGGTGAGTGA
- a CDS encoding AAA family ATPase: MSTDRDRRPEATLRVASVRGDANDDDGVVRVGPDAMESLGASRGDTVVLEGPRGSVAARAWPADPDDDGTVRASHWMRQSLGAGVDDTVAVRPAVARDADEAVVALPDAVDVDDALGLSFRDALVDRVLTAGQVVPVALGLDSVPGAPERTVPVKVAETSPSGPVVVREGTRLAVSEEPATDVELPAPGPEGRATYDDVGGLDAAVRRLRETVELPMRNPSLFRELGANPPTGVLLHGPSGAGKTLLSNAVANELDAHVVRVRAPEVTSKYRGESEERLREAFEEATAEAPSLLILDELDAVAGDRSRGGEADGRLVGQLLSLLDDLGEGDPVMAIGTTNRVDAIDPALRRPGRFDREIGIGVPDRDGREEILDVHARDLRVGDGVDLAAYAENTHGFVGADLERLVTEASMNAIRRVWPDLADDPETAPPEATASVAVTDDDFKAALREVEPSALRAISVEVPDVTWDDVGGLGEVKERLRETVQWPLEHPEAFESVSLDPDRGILLYGPPGTGKTLLAKAVANESRSNFVSVKGPELLDRYVGESEKGVREVFSKARQNAPTVVFFDEIDAIAAERGGSSDANVGERVVSQLLTELDGLEEMEDVVVVATTNRKDLIDDALLRAGRIERHLRVPRPDAAARREILAVHCRERPLADDVDLDALVDRTEGYVGADIEAVCREAAAAAVREYVRGDERNADGIRITGDHFDRALDAVAPSGPEAAASATDADEGG, from the coding sequence ATGTCAACGGACCGCGATCGACGGCCCGAAGCGACCCTCCGCGTCGCGTCGGTGCGGGGCGACGCGAACGACGACGACGGCGTGGTGCGGGTCGGGCCGGACGCGATGGAATCGCTCGGGGCGAGCCGGGGAGACACCGTCGTCCTCGAGGGGCCGCGGGGATCGGTCGCCGCGCGGGCCTGGCCCGCCGACCCCGACGACGACGGGACCGTGCGAGCGTCCCACTGGATGCGGCAGTCCCTCGGCGCCGGCGTCGACGACACGGTCGCGGTCCGCCCCGCCGTCGCGCGCGACGCGGACGAGGCGGTCGTCGCGCTGCCGGACGCGGTCGACGTCGACGACGCGCTCGGCCTCTCCTTCCGCGACGCGCTCGTCGACCGAGTCCTGACGGCCGGCCAGGTCGTCCCGGTCGCGCTCGGCCTCGACTCCGTCCCCGGGGCGCCGGAGCGAACGGTGCCCGTGAAGGTCGCGGAGACGAGTCCGTCCGGACCGGTCGTCGTGCGAGAGGGGACGCGACTGGCGGTGTCCGAGGAGCCCGCGACGGACGTCGAACTCCCGGCGCCGGGGCCGGAGGGACGCGCGACGTACGACGACGTCGGCGGTCTCGACGCGGCCGTGCGACGGCTGCGGGAGACGGTCGAGCTCCCCATGCGGAACCCGTCGCTGTTCCGGGAGCTCGGCGCGAATCCGCCGACCGGCGTGCTGTTGCACGGCCCGTCCGGCGCGGGGAAGACGCTCCTCTCGAACGCCGTGGCGAACGAGCTGGACGCCCACGTCGTGCGGGTCCGCGCCCCCGAGGTGACATCGAAGTACCGGGGGGAAAGCGAGGAGCGCCTCCGCGAGGCCTTCGAGGAGGCGACGGCGGAGGCCCCGTCGCTCCTGATCCTCGACGAGCTCGACGCCGTCGCCGGCGACCGGAGTCGCGGCGGCGAGGCGGACGGGCGGCTCGTCGGCCAGCTGCTCTCGCTGCTCGACGACCTGGGCGAGGGCGACCCCGTGATGGCGATCGGCACGACGAACCGGGTCGACGCGATCGACCCGGCGCTCAGGCGGCCGGGCCGGTTCGATCGGGAGATCGGGATCGGCGTTCCCGACCGCGACGGCCGCGAGGAGATCCTCGACGTCCACGCGCGGGACCTCCGCGTGGGCGACGGGGTCGACCTCGCCGCCTACGCGGAGAACACCCACGGGTTCGTCGGGGCGGACTTGGAGCGTCTGGTGACGGAGGCCTCGATGAACGCGATCCGCCGCGTGTGGCCCGACCTCGCCGACGACCCGGAGACGGCGCCCCCGGAGGCCACCGCGTCGGTCGCGGTCACCGACGACGATTTCAAGGCCGCTCTGCGGGAGGTCGAGCCGTCGGCGCTCCGGGCGATAAGCGTCGAGGTCCCGGACGTCACTTGGGACGACGTCGGCGGACTCGGGGAGGTGAAAGAGCGGCTCCGGGAGACGGTGCAGTGGCCGCTCGAACACCCCGAGGCGTTCGAGTCCGTCTCGCTCGACCCCGACCGCGGGATCCTCCTGTACGGTCCGCCCGGAACGGGAAAGACGCTGCTCGCGAAGGCCGTCGCCAACGAGAGCCGGTCGAACTTCGTCTCGGTGAAGGGGCCCGAGCTGCTGGACCGGTACGTCGGCGAATCCGAGAAGGGCGTCCGCGAGGTGTTCTCGAAGGCCAGACAGAACGCGCCGACGGTCGTCTTCTTCGACGAAATCGACGCGATCGCGGCCGAGCGCGGCGGATCCTCCGACGCGAACGTCGGCGAGCGCGTCGTCTCGCAGCTGCTCACCGAGCTCGACGGGTTAGAGGAGATGGAGGACGTCGTCGTCGTCGCCACGACCAACCGGAAGGACCTGATCGACGACGCGCTGCTGCGCGCCGGACGGATCGAGCGGCACCTCCGCGTCCCCCGACCGGACGCGGCGGCGCGGCGGGAGATCCTCGCCGTCCACTGCCGGGAGCGCCCCCTCGCCGACGACGTCGACCTCGACGCCCTCGTCGACCGGACCGAGGGGTACGTCGGCGCCGACATCGAGGCGGTCTGTCGCGAGGCCGCGGCCGCGGCCGTCCGGGAGTACGTCCGCGGCGACGAACGCAACGCCGACGGGATCCGGATCACCGGCGACCACTTCGATCGGGCGCTCGACGCGGTCGCCCCGAGCGGTCCCGAGGCCGCGGCGAGCGCGACCGACGCCGACGAGGGAGGCTGA
- a CDS encoding DUF1611 domain-containing protein, protein MIRHERIAVLAHDRFPDDARAAIGLIRYGRSEVVAVVDTARRSPVTSQLVRSLPQIPIVRRFDDVDEPIDALYVGIDVGRDGDDADLSEPVRRDVRAALEAGCDVVVSQAGFPVDDPEFEGLTADGGGQIVDVGAPPPDRSRAAGRPRAAGRPRAAGRPRAADRPRAADRPKAADRTADADAAVLLTIGTDRYVGTSATAFELADAARERGIDAALVPTSGVGVLLDGPGVSLDRVPTGRVYDVIDGLVRERGERHDLLVVEGRGAICHPGSSGQTCGLLHGARPDGLVLCHSAGRDLMHGYDVDLPSTAAYVDLYERVAAPVAETAVVAGALNTMNVATPPAAREAVSDFADRLGAPATDPVRFDADPILDAVDVG, encoded by the coding sequence ATGATCCGCCACGAGCGCATCGCCGTGCTCGCCCACGATCGGTTCCCGGACGACGCGCGGGCGGCGATCGGGCTCATCCGGTACGGGCGCTCGGAGGTTGTCGCCGTGGTCGACACGGCCAGGCGGTCGCCCGTCACCTCGCAGCTCGTCCGGTCGCTCCCGCAGATTCCGATCGTGCGGCGGTTCGACGACGTCGACGAGCCGATCGACGCGCTGTACGTCGGGATCGACGTCGGCCGCGACGGCGACGACGCCGACCTGTCGGAACCGGTGCGCCGGGACGTGCGCGCCGCGCTCGAAGCCGGGTGCGACGTGGTCGTCTCGCAGGCCGGGTTCCCCGTCGACGACCCCGAGTTCGAGGGGCTGACGGCCGACGGCGGCGGGCAGATCGTCGACGTCGGCGCCCCGCCGCCGGACCGTTCGAGAGCGGCGGGCCGGCCGAGAGCGGCGGGCCGGCCGAGAGCGGCGGGCCGGCCGAGAGCGGCGGACCGGCCGAGAGCGGCGGACCGGCCGAAAGCGGCGGACCGCACGGCCGACGCCGACGCGGCGGTCCTGCTCACGATCGGGACCGACCGGTACGTGGGGACCTCGGCGACGGCGTTCGAGCTCGCGGACGCGGCCCGGGAGCGCGGGATCGACGCGGCGCTCGTGCCGACGAGCGGGGTCGGCGTCCTGCTCGACGGACCCGGGGTCTCGCTCGACCGCGTCCCGACCGGACGGGTCTACGATGTGATCGACGGCCTCGTCCGCGAGCGGGGAGAGCGTCACGACCTGCTCGTCGTCGAGGGGCGGGGAGCGATCTGCCATCCCGGGTCCTCCGGCCAGACCTGCGGGCTCCTCCACGGCGCGAGACCGGACGGGCTCGTCCTCTGTCACTCGGCCGGCCGCGACCTCATGCACGGGTACGACGTCGACCTGCCGTCGACCGCGGCGTACGTCGACCTGTACGAGCGCGTCGCCGCGCCGGTCGCGGAGACGGCGGTCGTCGCGGGGGCGCTCAACACGATGAACGTCGCGACGCCCCCGGCGGCGCGCGAGGCGGTCTCCGACTTCGCCGACCGGCTCGGCGCGCCGGCGACCGACCCCGTTCGGTTCGACGCGGACCCGATCCTCGACGCCGTCGACGTCGGCTGA
- a CDS encoding amphi-Trp domain-containing protein, protein MADSVDFPESDERDKRTVSDGFFEREVYLSADETAAFLRSVADSLEDGDELTISGDDWEIPFAFREPIEVEVEFSSRRERELELEVEFTERSDGGGIDVA, encoded by the coding sequence ATGGCAGACAGTGTCGACTTCCCCGAGTCCGACGAGCGTGACAAACGAACGGTCTCCGACGGGTTCTTCGAGCGGGAGGTGTACCTCTCGGCGGACGAGACGGCGGCGTTCCTCCGGTCGGTGGCGGACTCGCTCGAGGACGGCGACGAGCTGACGATCAGCGGGGACGACTGGGAGATCCCCTTCGCGTTCCGGGAGCCGATCGAGGTGGAAGTCGAGTTCTCCTCTCGGCGGGAGCGCGAGCTCGAACTCGAGGTGGAGTTCACCGAGCGCTCGGACGGCGGCGGTATCGACGTCGCCTAA
- the fer gene encoding ferredoxin Fer, with the protein MPEDSSLPNIKIGSDAAKDPDFEGGEAEVSTVEYLDYGVVAANDWAIDDDNLFEKAAAAGLGEEEYGTIEVSRNRKILDAAEDNGLEWPFSCRAASCANCAGILVDGELEMEMNLIITDEEVEKRGIRLTCQSKPATDHVRVIHSAKHLDYLQDRVIGEREV; encoded by the coding sequence ATGCCCGAGGACTCCAGCCTCCCGAACATCAAGATCGGAAGCGACGCGGCCAAGGATCCCGACTTCGAGGGGGGTGAGGCGGAGGTTTCGACCGTCGAGTACCTCGACTACGGGGTCGTCGCCGCGAACGACTGGGCGATCGACGACGACAACCTCTTCGAGAAGGCGGCCGCGGCCGGATTAGGCGAGGAGGAGTACGGCACGATAGAGGTGAGCAGGAATCGGAAGATCCTCGACGCCGCCGAGGACAACGGGCTCGAGTGGCCCTTCTCCTGTCGCGCCGCCTCGTGTGCGAACTGCGCCGGGATCCTCGTCGACGGCGAGCTGGAGATGGAGATGAACCTCATCATCACCGACGAGGAGGTGGAGAAGCGAGGGATCCGACTGACCTGTCAGAGCAAGCCCGCGACGGACCACGTCCGGGTGATCCACAGCGCGAAACACCTCGACTACCTGCAGGACCGCGTCATCGGAGAGCGCGAGGTCTGA
- a CDS encoding ABC transporter substrate-binding protein: protein MGPNGMIRTRRAVLATLGTAAVSGCTGRFGGDGNADGGNEGNGDGGGNTANGSDGDSDGGSDSGDDDGDPSLGVESPSLLLNWRISGLHAPYFAAQSQGFYEEEGFESVAIESGEGSDFAAQQVALGNTEFGISSSDQILGINAGDLSPLAVGVVMQRSPVVVFSSREQFGEELTDASQLSGATVGSGPGMVRQMMRGYFEATDVTDVEYVDTGFDTVQQLLTGEIDAAGGVFGDVVDARHQGAEIDVLSVHDVVPSYGHVVSVGESFAEENPETVAAFLRATARGAVWANRNPEGAIDALVDAQGELAEVRESQRDKWDLMRSEYMLSDAVREEGWGWNRPEPWQRTYETLDAGDFFEGSVDPEAVWTNEHLDTDAEPIANYADLVDR, encoded by the coding sequence ATGGGACCGAACGGGATGATCCGAACCAGGCGAGCGGTTCTCGCTACGCTCGGAACGGCCGCGGTATCGGGATGTACCGGCCGCTTCGGCGGTGACGGCAACGCCGACGGAGGGAACGAGGGGAACGGGGACGGCGGCGGAAACACGGCGAACGGCAGCGACGGCGACAGCGACGGCGGGAGCGACAGCGGCGACGACGACGGAGATCCCTCACTCGGCGTCGAGAGCCCGTCGCTGCTGCTCAACTGGCGGATAAGCGGCCTCCACGCGCCGTACTTCGCCGCGCAGTCGCAGGGGTTCTACGAGGAGGAGGGGTTCGAGTCGGTCGCGATCGAGAGCGGCGAGGGGTCCGACTTCGCCGCCCAGCAGGTCGCGCTCGGCAACACGGAGTTCGGGATCTCCAGCAGCGACCAGATCCTCGGCATCAACGCCGGGGACCTCTCCCCGCTGGCCGTCGGGGTCGTGATGCAGCGGAGCCCCGTCGTCGTCTTCTCGTCGCGCGAGCAGTTCGGCGAGGAGCTGACGGACGCGTCGCAGCTGTCGGGCGCGACGGTGGGGAGCGGTCCCGGGATGGTCCGACAGATGATGCGCGGTTACTTCGAGGCCACCGACGTCACCGACGTGGAGTACGTCGACACCGGATTCGACACGGTCCAGCAGCTCCTCACCGGGGAGATCGACGCCGCGGGGGGCGTCTTCGGCGACGTCGTCGACGCGCGCCACCAGGGCGCCGAGATCGACGTGCTGTCGGTCCACGACGTCGTTCCGTCGTACGGTCACGTGGTCTCCGTCGGGGAGTCGTTCGCCGAAGAGAACCCGGAGACCGTGGCCGCGTTCCTCCGGGCGACCGCCCGCGGGGCGGTGTGGGCCAACCGGAACCCGGAGGGGGCGATCGACGCGCTCGTCGACGCCCAGGGCGAACTCGCGGAGGTCCGGGAGAGCCAGCGCGACAAGTGGGACCTGATGCGGTCGGAGTACATGCTCTCCGACGCGGTCCGCGAGGAGGGATGGGGGTGGAACCGGCCAGAGCCGTGGCAGCGGACCTACGAGACATTGGACGCCGGGGACTTCTTCGAGGGGTCCGTCGATCCCGAGGCGGTCTGGACGAACGAGCACCTCGACACGGACGCCGAACCTATCGCTAACTACGCCGACCTCGTCGACCGGTGA